The following proteins are encoded in a genomic region of Oreochromis aureus strain Israel breed Guangdong linkage group 8, ZZ_aureus, whole genome shotgun sequence:
- the tefa gene encoding TEF transcription factor, PAR bZIP family member a isoform X1, with amino-acid sequence MSGEPLLVTVETAAGAPSSFPLVLKKIMEMPPPNILDGDDDTDKEKLCLGDTGDLGGGGSDMGPSAALTPAIWEKTIPYDGESFHLEYMDLEEFLMENGIPTSLDENSLKGTPEGSAMKTENQKATSSAQTKITKPVSPMTLLPIQELDKSHEEVVIITKSDSDITSDVVTEVTTDKDRVTPEPISPEEIEVEVNYEPDPTDLVLSSVPGGELFDPRKHKFSEDDLKPQPMIKKAKKVFVPDEQKDDKYWQRRKKNNLAAKRSRDARRLKENQITVRAAFLERENTALRTEVAELRKECGRYKNVLGRYENKYGPLAVPDDE; translated from the exons atgtctggAGAGCCACTTCTCGTCACGGTGGAGACTGCCGCTGGGGCCCCGAGTTCATTCCCGCTGGTTTTGAAGAAAATAATGGAAATGCCTCCGCCGAATATACTGGACGGAGACGACG ACACCGACAAGGAAAAGCTGTGTCTTGGAGACACCGGTGACCTGGGCGGAGGAGGGAGCGACATGGGTCCTTCAGCCGCTCTGACCCCAGCTATCTGGGAGAAAACCATCCCCTATGATGGTGAGAGCTTCCACCTGGAGTACATGGACCTGGAGGAGTTCCTCATGGAGAATGGCATCCCCACATCACTAGATGAGAACTCCTTAAAGGGCACCCCAGAAGGAAGCGCCATGAAGACGGAGAACCAAAAGGCTACGTCCTCTGCACAGACAAAGATCACCAAGCCAGTGTCTCCAATGACTCTGCTGCCCATTCAGGAGCTGGACAAGAGCCACGAGGAAGTGGTGATCATCACAAAGAGTGATTCTGACATCACCTCTGATGTTGTTACAG AGGTGACCACTGACAAGGACAGGGTGACTCCTGAGCCCATCAGCCCTGAGGAAATTGAGGTTGAGGTCAACTACGAGCCAGATCCTACAGATTTGGTCCTGTCGAGCGTGCCCGGGGGCGAACTGTTTGACCCGCGCAAACACAAGTTCTCTGAAGATGATCTCAAGCCACAGCCTATGATTAAGAAGGCTAAGAAGGTGTTTGTACCCGACGAACAGAAG GATGATAAATACtggcagaggaggaagaagaacaacTTGGCAGCTAAACGTTCCCGCGATGCCCGCAGGCTGAAGGAGAACCAGATCACTGTCCGAGCTGCGTTCCTGGAGCGTGAGAACACGGCGCTGCGGACGGAGGTGGCCGAGCTGCGGAAGGAATGCGGCCGCTACAAGAACGTTTTGGGGCGATATGAAAACAAATACGGACCACT AGCGGTGCCAGATGACGAATAG
- the phf5a gene encoding PHD finger-like domain-containing protein 5A → MAKHHPDLIFCRKQAGVAIGRLCEKCDGKCVICDSYVRPCTLVRICDECNYGSYQGRCVICGGPGVSDAYYCKECTIQEKDRDGCPKIVNLGSSKTDLFYERKKYGFKKR, encoded by the exons ATGGCTAAACATCATCCAGATTTGATCTTCTGTCGAAAACAAGCTGGTGTTG CTATCGGGAGACTCTGCGAGAAAT GTGATGGAAAGTGTGTCATCTGTGATTCCTACGTGAGACCGTGCACACTGGTGCGTATTTGCGATGAGTGTAACTACGGCTCCTATCAGGGGCGCTGCGTCATATGTGGAGGGCCTGGTGTGTCTGACGCCTACTACTGCAAAGAATGCACCATCCAGGAGAAAGAT cGAGATGGATGTCCTAAGATTGTAAACCTGGGCAGCTCCAAAACAGATCTGTTCTATGAACGAAAGAAGTACGGCTTCAAGAAGAGGTGA
- the tefa gene encoding TEF transcription factor, PAR bZIP family member a isoform X2, whose amino-acid sequence MTTEIPEIFRTLLEHPFTLPNLDDNDTDKEKLCLGDTGDLGGGGSDMGPSAALTPAIWEKTIPYDGESFHLEYMDLEEFLMENGIPTSLDENSLKGTPEGSAMKTENQKATSSAQTKITKPVSPMTLLPIQELDKSHEEVVIITKSDSDITSDVVTEVTTDKDRVTPEPISPEEIEVEVNYEPDPTDLVLSSVPGGELFDPRKHKFSEDDLKPQPMIKKAKKVFVPDEQKDDKYWQRRKKNNLAAKRSRDARRLKENQITVRAAFLERENTALRTEVAELRKECGRYKNVLGRYENKYGPLAVPDDE is encoded by the exons ATGACCACTGAAATCCCAGAGATTTTCAGGACTCTTCTTGAGCATCCGTTCACTCTTCCAAACCTTGATGACAATG ACACCGACAAGGAAAAGCTGTGTCTTGGAGACACCGGTGACCTGGGCGGAGGAGGGAGCGACATGGGTCCTTCAGCCGCTCTGACCCCAGCTATCTGGGAGAAAACCATCCCCTATGATGGTGAGAGCTTCCACCTGGAGTACATGGACCTGGAGGAGTTCCTCATGGAGAATGGCATCCCCACATCACTAGATGAGAACTCCTTAAAGGGCACCCCAGAAGGAAGCGCCATGAAGACGGAGAACCAAAAGGCTACGTCCTCTGCACAGACAAAGATCACCAAGCCAGTGTCTCCAATGACTCTGCTGCCCATTCAGGAGCTGGACAAGAGCCACGAGGAAGTGGTGATCATCACAAAGAGTGATTCTGACATCACCTCTGATGTTGTTACAG AGGTGACCACTGACAAGGACAGGGTGACTCCTGAGCCCATCAGCCCTGAGGAAATTGAGGTTGAGGTCAACTACGAGCCAGATCCTACAGATTTGGTCCTGTCGAGCGTGCCCGGGGGCGAACTGTTTGACCCGCGCAAACACAAGTTCTCTGAAGATGATCTCAAGCCACAGCCTATGATTAAGAAGGCTAAGAAGGTGTTTGTACCCGACGAACAGAAG GATGATAAATACtggcagaggaggaagaagaacaacTTGGCAGCTAAACGTTCCCGCGATGCCCGCAGGCTGAAGGAGAACCAGATCACTGTCCGAGCTGCGTTCCTGGAGCGTGAGAACACGGCGCTGCGGACGGAGGTGGCCGAGCTGCGGAAGGAATGCGGCCGCTACAAGAACGTTTTGGGGCGATATGAAAACAAATACGGACCACT AGCGGTGCCAGATGACGAATAG